One window of the Paenibacillus beijingensis genome contains the following:
- the aroA gene encoding 3-phosphoshikimate 1-carboxyvinyltransferase, with protein sequence MDVIVTPTPKLQGDIQALSSKNYTTRYLLVAALAEGTSTIYFPAHSEDSDAMRRCIRDLGAIVEEDEEKIVITGFGNRPRDVKELNVGNAGAVLRFLMAVAALCPEVTFVNTYPDSLGKRPHDDLIDSLRQLGVTVNDNAGKLPITISGGNPKGGRITVSGNVSSQFLSALLFLTPLLAEDSEIEVLHDLKSKVVVGQTLEVLEQAGIKIEASDDLMFYRIPGGQKYEAKTYRVQGDYPGSAAVLAAAAVTESDVTIHHLEEKSKQGERAIVDVLRMMEVPLTHENGDVIVRGNGRLKAVEFDGDAATDAVLAMVAAAVFAEGTSRFYNVENLRYKECDRITDYLNELRKAGANVEERQSEIIVHGRPEGVEGGVEINAHYDHRVIMALTVVGLRAKKPLRILDAHHVAKSYPIYFDHLQALGANVEWVK encoded by the coding sequence ATGGACGTTATTGTGACGCCGACTCCGAAATTGCAGGGCGACATTCAAGCGCTCTCTTCCAAAAACTACACAACCCGCTACCTGCTCGTTGCGGCGCTGGCCGAAGGAACGAGCACGATCTATTTCCCGGCCCACAGCGAGGACAGCGACGCAATGCGCCGCTGCATCCGCGATCTGGGAGCGATCGTCGAGGAAGATGAAGAGAAAATCGTCATTACCGGCTTTGGAAACCGTCCCCGGGACGTAAAAGAATTAAATGTAGGCAATGCCGGAGCTGTGCTCCGCTTTCTGATGGCGGTCGCGGCACTTTGCCCGGAAGTAACCTTTGTCAACACCTATCCGGATTCCTTGGGTAAAAGGCCGCATGACGACTTGATCGATTCACTGCGCCAGCTTGGCGTCACGGTGAACGATAATGCGGGCAAGCTGCCGATTACGATTTCGGGGGGCAATCCGAAGGGCGGACGCATCACCGTTTCCGGTAATGTAAGTTCGCAATTTCTGAGTGCGCTGCTCTTTTTGACGCCGCTGCTGGCCGAAGACAGCGAAATTGAAGTGCTTCACGATCTCAAATCCAAAGTTGTCGTCGGCCAGACGCTGGAAGTGCTGGAGCAGGCCGGCATCAAAATTGAAGCAAGCGACGATTTAATGTTCTACCGCATTCCGGGAGGGCAGAAATACGAAGCCAAAACGTACCGTGTGCAGGGCGACTATCCGGGTTCGGCTGCCGTTCTGGCCGCTGCGGCCGTCACGGAGTCGGATGTGACGATTCACCATCTCGAGGAGAAAAGCAAGCAGGGCGAACGCGCGATCGTCGATGTGCTGCGGATGATGGAAGTGCCGCTGACCCACGAGAACGGCGACGTTATCGTCCGCGGCAACGGGCGCCTCAAGGCGGTTGAATTCGACGGGGACGCTGCGACGGATGCCGTGCTGGCCATGGTGGCGGCGGCGGTGTTTGCCGAAGGGACGTCCCGCTTTTACAATGTGGAGAACTTGCGCTACAAAGAATGCGACCGGATTACGGACTATCTGAACGAGCTGCGCAAGGCGGGAGCGAATGTGGAGGAGCGCCAAAGCGAAATTATCGTTCACGGACGCCCTGAAGGCGTCGAGGGAGGCGTTGAAATCAATGCCCATTACGATCACCGCGTCATAATGGCTTTGACGGTCGTCGGGCTGCGTGCCAAGAAGCCGCTTCGGATCTTGGATGCGCATCACGTGGCCAAATCGTACCCGATCTATTTCGATCACCTGCAGGCGCTTGGCGCCAATGTGGAATGGGTAAAATAG
- a CDS encoding CoA-binding protein, with the protein MAFENPSREKIKELLQQSDTVAVVGLSDNPLRTSHSVSQAMQQKGYRIIPVNPNATEILGEKSYPSLRDIPEPIDIVNVFRRSEFTPAIAEEAVAVKAKALWFQLGVYNEEAAAIAARAGLQVIMDRCIKVEDSILIPSGKTKK; encoded by the coding sequence ATGGCGTTTGAAAATCCTTCCCGCGAGAAGATTAAGGAGCTGCTGCAGCAAAGCGATACCGTCGCCGTCGTCGGCTTGTCCGACAATCCGCTGCGAACGAGTCACAGCGTATCCCAGGCGATGCAGCAGAAAGGGTACCGCATTATTCCGGTCAACCCGAACGCGACCGAGATATTGGGTGAAAAAAGCTACCCCTCCTTGCGGGACATTCCTGAGCCAATCGACATTGTCAACGTGTTCCGGCGCAGCGAATTTACCCCGGCAATCGCGGAAGAAGCGGTTGCCGTGAAAGCGAAAGCGCTCTGGTTTCAGCTTGGCGTGTACAATGAGGAAGCCGCCGCGATCGCAGCGCGAGCGGGGCTGCAGGTGATTATGGACCGCTGCATCAAGGTCGAGGATTCGATCCTAATTCCTTCCGGCAAAACCAAAAAGTGA
- a CDS encoding shikimate kinase: MSEQKLPAEGKIILVGFMGTGKSTVAKLLSARLGWSLIDVDQEIERMQGRRIADIFSSEGEPFFRKAETEALRHVLQLPEPAVIATGGGAVLAEENRHMMLAGGFVAALTASEERIIERVMHDSARPLLHGDVAGNVRSLLERRRGAYDFAHVRVDTDQLDPSAVADYILARV, encoded by the coding sequence GTGAGTGAACAAAAACTGCCGGCGGAAGGAAAAATCATTCTCGTCGGATTTATGGGAACAGGCAAATCGACCGTCGCCAAACTGCTGTCGGCGCGTCTTGGCTGGAGCTTGATCGATGTCGATCAGGAAATCGAACGGATGCAGGGCCGCCGCATCGCCGATATTTTCTCGTCGGAGGGCGAGCCGTTTTTCCGCAAAGCGGAGACCGAGGCGCTGCGCCATGTGCTGCAGCTTCCGGAACCGGCTGTAATCGCGACCGGAGGCGGCGCCGTACTGGCCGAAGAGAACCGTCATATGATGCTGGCAGGCGGGTTCGTTGCGGCTCTGACGGCTTCGGAGGAACGCATAATAGAACGCGTCATGCATGACAGCGCAAGGCCGCTTTTGCACGGCGACGTGGCGGGCAATGTTCGCTCGCTGCTCGAACGCCGGCGCGGCGCGTATGATTTTGCCCATGTTCGGGTCGATACGGACCAGTTGGACCCAAGCGCGGTTGCGGATTATATTTTGGCCCGCGTTTGA
- a CDS encoding YktB family protein: MTQIVTHSIFEGFAPSDFDVFTIPGLEPRMDALISSVRPKLNQLGERLAPALSVLCGEEMFAHVAKHARRTVNPPDDTWVAFAPNKRGYKAHPHFQIGLFSTHLFIQFAIIYESTSKSAFADEALGHLESIIAQIPAGYVWSGDHTVPGGTAHGSLGRDALAALLSRLRSVKASEILCGIHIDRSNPLLLDGEALIARAEETFETLLPLYRMARK, from the coding sequence ATGACACAGATTGTAACCCACTCTATATTTGAAGGATTCGCGCCTTCCGATTTTGACGTCTTTACCATTCCGGGGCTTGAGCCGCGCATGGATGCGCTCATTAGCTCGGTCCGGCCGAAGCTGAATCAGCTCGGCGAGCGGCTCGCTCCCGCCCTGTCGGTTCTGTGCGGGGAAGAAATGTTTGCGCATGTGGCCAAGCATGCCCGCAGAACGGTCAATCCGCCGGACGATACCTGGGTCGCATTCGCGCCAAACAAACGCGGCTATAAGGCGCACCCGCATTTTCAGATCGGTCTGTTCAGCACCCATCTGTTTATCCAGTTCGCGATCATTTACGAATCAACTTCCAAATCCGCTTTTGCGGACGAAGCGCTTGGGCATTTGGAATCGATCATCGCGCAAATCCCGGCGGGTTATGTATGGTCCGGCGATCATACGGTCCCCGGCGGGACGGCGCACGGTTCGCTCGGAAGGGATGCATTGGCAGCGCTGCTAAGCCGGCTCCGCAGCGTAAAAGCATCCGAAATATTGTGCGGCATTCATATCGACCGCAGCAATCCGCTGCTATTGGACGGCGAGGCGCTGATCGCCCGAGCCGAAGAAACGTTCGAAACGCTGCTGCCGCTGTACCGGATGGCGCGTAAATGA
- a CDS encoding DUF1292 domain-containing protein, translated as MSEHQHGDDCGCGHDHEHEEHVFLVTDEEGVEREMVMVYTFESENQVYAVLLDRNDPEADGVIFRIEEENEEAFLVGIEDDAEWERVTRIYEEIAQQQNES; from the coding sequence GTGAGCGAGCATCAGCATGGAGACGATTGCGGCTGCGGCCATGATCATGAACATGAAGAGCATGTATTTCTCGTAACGGACGAAGAAGGCGTTGAACGGGAAATGGTTATGGTATACACATTCGAATCGGAAAATCAGGTTTATGCAGTACTGCTTGACCGGAACGATCCGGAAGCGGACGGCGTTATTTTCCGCATTGAAGAAGAGAACGAAGAAGCGTTTCTGGTCGGCATCGAAGATGACGCCGAGTGGGAGCGCGTTACGCGCATCTATGAGGAAATTGCCCAGCAGCAGAACGAATCCTAA
- a CDS encoding stalk domain-containing protein has translation MKLKKPFILLLAMSLWGGSMIFADSAAQTVRVIVNGSVLDEGGIINDGKTYLPLRQLASSLQAIVAWDEQSKKVTLFKPNVHMFLFQDSKIFGNVDRGNKYTFNVFAQIDNLLTDISAVKVSIFDPSGRETVIDFKNINVSKDNFWYRTEDVKYNFDSSGKYAVRFFMKVNASDDWKLVSEKLISAQ, from the coding sequence ATGAAACTCAAAAAGCCTTTCATCTTGCTGCTGGCGATGTCTTTGTGGGGCGGCTCGATGATTTTTGCGGATTCCGCCGCGCAAACGGTACGCGTCATTGTGAACGGATCTGTACTGGACGAGGGCGGTATTATAAATGACGGAAAAACGTATTTGCCGCTCCGCCAATTGGCAAGCTCGCTGCAAGCGATCGTCGCTTGGGATGAGCAGTCGAAGAAGGTAACGCTGTTCAAGCCGAATGTGCATATGTTCCTTTTTCAGGACAGCAAAATTTTCGGAAATGTTGACCGGGGCAACAAATACACGTTTAACGTATTTGCCCAAATCGACAATTTGCTGACGGATATCAGCGCGGTCAAAGTGTCGATATTCGATCCTTCGGGAAGGGAAACGGTCATTGATTTCAAAAATATTAACGTAAGCAAAGATAATTTCTGGTACCGGACGGAGGATGTAAAATACAATTTCGATTCTTCCGGCAAATACGCGGTCCGCTTTTTCATGAAAGTGAACGCTTCGGACGATTGGAAATTAGTATCGGAGAAATTAATTTCCGCCCAGTAA
- a CDS encoding aminotransferase class I/II-fold pyridoxal phosphate-dependent enzyme, translated as MDHNRTPLFSALRRHAEQNPLQFHIPGHKKGIGSDPEFREFIGDNAFSIDLINIAPLDDLHQPTGVIEEAQMLAADAFGADYTFFSVQGTSGAIMTMILTVCAPGDKIIVPRNVHKSIMSAIIFAGARPVFISPARDSDLGIDHGITTRSVRRALERHPDAKAVLVINPTYFGICANLKEIVELVHSYDIPVLVDEAHGVLIHFHDKLPMSAMQAGADMAATSVHKLGGSMTQSSVLNIRAGRVNPQRVKTIISMLTTTSTSYILLASLDTSRRNLAINGHELAERTTSLAQRARAEINGIRGLYCVGKEILGGEATYDYDPTKLIIHVRHLGITGYEVENWLREAYNLEVELSDMYNILCLITPGDTQETVDKLIGALRGLAERFPQVDEVQELAVKIPGIPQLSLTPREAFYGETEIVPFKQSAGRIIAEFIYVYPPGIPILLPGEVISQENIDYIVDHIEVGLPVKGPEDRSIRNVKVIVEETAIF; from the coding sequence ATGGATCACAACCGGACCCCTCTGTTCAGCGCGCTTCGCCGCCATGCGGAGCAGAACCCGCTGCAATTTCATATTCCCGGACATAAAAAAGGAATCGGCAGCGATCCTGAATTCCGAGAATTCATTGGCGATAACGCCTTTTCGATCGATTTGATCAATATAGCGCCGCTTGACGATCTGCACCAGCCGACCGGCGTCATCGAAGAAGCCCAGATGCTGGCCGCCGACGCTTTCGGTGCCGATTATACCTTTTTTTCCGTTCAAGGCACAAGCGGGGCCATTATGACGATGATCCTGACGGTATGCGCGCCCGGAGATAAAATTATCGTGCCTCGCAATGTCCACAAGTCGATTATGTCGGCCATTATTTTTGCCGGCGCCAGACCGGTCTTCATTTCGCCCGCCCGCGACTCGGACCTCGGAATCGATCACGGCATTACGACCCGTTCGGTCCGCAGGGCACTGGAACGGCATCCCGACGCCAAAGCGGTGCTGGTCATCAACCCGACATACTTTGGGATTTGCGCGAACTTGAAGGAAATCGTCGAACTGGTTCACAGCTACGACATTCCCGTGCTCGTGGATGAAGCACACGGCGTGCTGATCCATTTTCACGATAAGCTGCCGATGTCGGCGATGCAGGCGGGAGCCGATATGGCCGCCACCAGCGTGCATAAGCTGGGCGGATCGATGACGCAAAGCTCCGTGCTGAACATTCGGGCCGGACGCGTCAACCCGCAGCGCGTGAAAACGATCATCAGCATGCTGACTACCACGTCGACTTCGTATATTTTGCTCGCTTCCCTGGACACTTCCCGCCGCAATCTGGCCATCAACGGCCACGAGCTTGCGGAGCGGACCACATCGCTGGCCCAGCGCGCCCGCGCCGAGATTAACGGCATCCGCGGCCTGTACTGCGTCGGCAAAGAAATATTGGGCGGCGAGGCAACCTACGATTACGATCCGACAAAGCTTATCATTCATGTCCGGCATTTGGGCATTACGGGCTACGAGGTCGAAAACTGGCTGCGCGAAGCGTATAATCTGGAAGTTGAGCTGAGCGACATGTACAACATCCTCTGCCTCATTACCCCGGGGGATACGCAGGAAACGGTGGACAAGCTTATTGGGGCGCTGCGGGGACTGGCCGAAAGGTTCCCGCAGGTAGATGAAGTGCAGGAGCTTGCGGTGAAGATTCCGGGAATTCCGCAGCTGTCGCTTACCCCGCGCGAAGCTTTTTACGGCGAAACGGAGATTGTCCCGTTCAAACAATCCGCGGGACGGATTATTGCCGAATTTATTTATGTCTATCCGCCCGGCATTCCGATCCTGCTTCCCGGCGAAGTCATTTCCCAAGAAAATATCGACTACATCGTCGACCATATCGAAGTCGGCCTTCCCGTCAAAGGGCCGGAGGACCGCAGCATCCGCAATGTGAAAGTGATCGTCGAAGAAACGGCTATTTTCTAA
- a CDS encoding MFS transporter: MKLDSVAASKRILTSPFVIQLLVIMFIVEFVKGALIVSILPVYMGTALGLSAYAVGWALALQYIGDNAFRSPLGWIIDRVGYRNVMLFGVLLTFAAVGIITLTSGLAWIIVACVFLGVGTSPLWPCVITGATAVAGDEAGGTIMSVVYMAWLVGVGAGPIVINFFIVDSYVPAFRLLVVMMMMVVLVAFLLPGRSKSREIEGRGAEEERPSRHGEPLKIRIAAYFAKVKSSLHASRLLYPAMFIQNMALGLLTPILTLYARTVLHLTPQQYSMYLVTGGAVTALGLIPVGKWVDKFGTRWFLHVGILLAAFSLPLLGLTRSLPLVLLIVAVIGLGYACIIPAWNALIAQAIPKSERGAVWGFFLTIEGLGMVLGSIISGRLWDSFGPRMPFLVSGAALMTLFVLHLLISRRGQKRILT, from the coding sequence GTGAAATTAGACTCTGTCGCCGCAAGCAAACGGATCTTAACCTCACCGTTCGTCATTCAACTGCTTGTCATCATGTTTATCGTGGAATTTGTAAAAGGCGCGCTGATCGTTTCCATTTTACCCGTTTATATGGGAACCGCGCTCGGATTGTCGGCCTATGCGGTCGGCTGGGCGCTGGCACTGCAGTACATAGGGGACAATGCGTTTCGCAGTCCGCTCGGTTGGATTATCGACCGGGTCGGCTACCGCAATGTAATGCTGTTCGGCGTGCTGCTTACGTTTGCTGCCGTCGGCATCATAACGTTAACAAGCGGGCTGGCCTGGATCATCGTCGCCTGCGTTTTTCTCGGCGTCGGCACCTCGCCGCTCTGGCCTTGCGTCATTACGGGGGCGACCGCCGTCGCAGGAGATGAAGCCGGAGGCACGATTATGAGCGTTGTTTATATGGCTTGGCTGGTCGGAGTCGGGGCCGGGCCCATCGTCATTAATTTCTTTATCGTAGATTCCTACGTTCCGGCTTTCCGTCTGCTTGTCGTCATGATGATGATGGTCGTATTGGTTGCGTTTCTGCTGCCCGGTAGGAGCAAATCGCGTGAAATTGAAGGGAGAGGCGCGGAAGAGGAGCGGCCAAGCCGGCACGGAGAGCCGCTGAAGATCCGGATTGCGGCTTATTTCGCCAAAGTGAAGTCTTCGCTTCATGCCAGCCGCCTCTTATACCCGGCGATGTTTATTCAAAATATGGCGCTCGGCCTGCTGACGCCGATTCTGACTCTGTATGCGCGCACCGTGCTCCATCTGACGCCGCAGCAGTACAGCATGTATCTTGTAACGGGGGGAGCGGTGACGGCGCTCGGCCTCATTCCGGTCGGCAAATGGGTGGACAAGTTCGGCACCCGCTGGTTTCTCCATGTCGGCATCCTGCTGGCGGCCTTCTCGCTGCCGCTGCTCGGATTAACCCGCTCGCTGCCGCTGGTGCTGCTCATTGTGGCCGTCATCGGTCTCGGCTATGCCTGCATTATTCCCGCCTGGAACGCGCTGATCGCCCAGGCTATTCCGAAGTCGGAGCGAGGGGCGGTTTGGGGGTTCTTTCTGACCATCGAAGGATTGGGCATGGTGCTTGGATCGATCATATCGGGCAGGCTGTGGGACAGCTTCGGTCCGCGCATGCCGTTTTTAGTCAGCGGCGCCGCGCTCATGACGCTGTTCGTTCTGCATCTGCTCATTTCCCGGAGAGGGCAGAAGCGGATTCTGACTTAA
- the gndA gene encoding NADP-dependent phosphogluconate dehydrogenase, producing the protein MSKQQIGVVGLAVMGKNLALNIESKGFTVSVYNRSREKTDELAKEAAGKNLVPTYSVEEFVASLEVPRKILIMVQAGAATDATIETLLPHLDQGDIIIDGGNAYFPDTERRSKELEAKGFRFVGTGVSGGEEGALKGPAIMPGGPKSAYELVEPILTGIAAKVGEDACCTYIGPGGSGHYVKMVHNGIEYGDMQLICEAYHLLKSALNLSTEELQQTFADWNKGELDSYLIEITADIFKKVDPETGKPMVDVILDSAGQKGTGKWTSQSALDLGVPLSIITESVFSRFLSAMKEERVQASKVLKGPEAAPFQGDKAAFIESVRKALFASKICSYAQGFAQMRAASDEYGWDLRYGDIAMIFRGGCIIRAQFLQNIKDAYDKNPELKNLLLDSYFQEIVESYQGAWREVVSTAVAQGIPVPGFASALAYFDSYRTERLPANLLQAQRDYFGAHTFKRVDKEGTFHFDWMSE; encoded by the coding sequence ATGTCTAAGCAGCAAATCGGTGTTGTCGGCCTTGCCGTCATGGGTAAGAACCTTGCCCTTAACATTGAAAGCAAAGGATTTACCGTATCGGTCTACAACCGTTCCCGCGAGAAAACGGACGAGCTGGCAAAGGAAGCCGCCGGCAAAAATCTGGTACCGACTTATTCGGTCGAAGAATTCGTGGCGTCGCTTGAAGTACCGCGCAAAATTTTGATCATGGTTCAAGCGGGAGCCGCTACGGACGCAACGATCGAAACGCTGCTGCCGCATCTTGATCAAGGCGACATTATTATTGACGGCGGCAACGCGTATTTCCCGGATACGGAGCGCCGCAGCAAAGAACTCGAAGCCAAAGGCTTCCGTTTTGTCGGCACCGGCGTATCGGGCGGCGAAGAAGGAGCGCTTAAAGGACCGGCTATTATGCCGGGCGGTCCTAAGTCGGCTTACGAGCTCGTAGAGCCGATCCTGACGGGCATCGCCGCAAAAGTAGGCGAAGACGCATGCTGTACGTACATCGGACCGGGCGGATCGGGGCATTATGTAAAAATGGTGCATAACGGCATCGAGTACGGCGACATGCAGCTGATCTGCGAAGCATACCATTTGCTGAAATCCGCTCTGAACCTGAGCACGGAAGAACTGCAGCAAACGTTTGCCGATTGGAATAAAGGCGAGCTCGACAGCTACCTTATCGAGATTACCGCCGATATTTTCAAGAAGGTCGACCCTGAAACCGGCAAACCGATGGTCGACGTCATTCTCGACTCCGCCGGGCAAAAAGGCACCGGCAAATGGACGAGCCAAAGCGCGCTTGACCTCGGCGTTCCGCTGTCCATCATTACGGAATCGGTATTCTCCCGCTTCCTTTCCGCAATGAAAGAAGAGCGCGTGCAGGCGAGCAAAGTGCTGAAAGGGCCGGAAGCCGCTCCTTTCCAAGGGGATAAGGCCGCATTTATCGAGTCGGTTCGCAAAGCGCTGTTCGCCAGCAAAATTTGTTCCTACGCACAAGGCTTCGCGCAAATGCGTGCGGCTTCGGATGAATACGGCTGGGACCTTCGCTATGGCGATATCGCAATGATTTTCCGCGGCGGCTGCATTATCCGCGCCCAATTCCTGCAAAACATCAAAGATGCGTACGACAAAAATCCGGAGCTGAAAAACCTGCTGCTCGATTCCTACTTCCAGGAAATCGTGGAGTCGTACCAAGGCGCTTGGCGCGAAGTCGTATCGACTGCGGTTGCGCAAGGAATCCCGGTACCGGGCTTTGCCAGCGCGCTTGCTTACTTCGACAGCTACCGTACGGAGCGTCTCCCGGCAAACCTGCTGCAGGCGCAGCGCGATTACTTCGGCGCCCATACGTTCAAGCGGGTCGACAAAGAAGGAACGTTCCATTTCGACTGGATGAGCGAGTAA